CGCCCTTGCGGTGCGCCCCGCGCGGCATGCACTCTTTCCCGATGCAACCCATCAGCCGTGGTTCCCGCATCGTCGCCCTCGTCGCGGCCCTGGTCGGCCATCCCGCCCTCCCCGCCTCCGCCCAGACACCGCCACCCCGCGCGCCCGGCACGCCGGCGGCCGTGACGGCCAAGGTCTTCGAGGACGGGTCGCTCGCCATCCCCGCCTTCCGCTTCGGCGAGTCCCCGCTGGCGTTGTCTGGGCCCGCGCGTCCGGGGGCGTACCTCTCGGCGGTCGGGCGGCGCGCCATCGCGATGGGCACCGAAGACGGGCGCCTTGAGCTCTGGTCGTGGCCGATCAAGTGGCTCCATGACTTCGAGCTCTCGTTTCGGGTGCCCAAGTACACCGAACCGATCGCCGGGCGGAGCGTCGCGCGGTCGGTGATCGAGCGCCCAGAGGGGGTGACCATTGAGTACAGCCACGAACAGTTCACCGTGCGCGAGCACATCTTCGTCCCCCTCGATCAGCCAGCCGTCGTCATCCTGCTCGAGGTCGACGCGATCCGCCCGCTCGAGATCATCGCGCGGTTTGCCCCCGACATCCACTACGCCTGGCCCGCCGGACTCGGCGGCCAGTACCTGATCTGGGAACAGCAGGCGCGCGCCTTCCTCTTCTCCGAGGGGAAGCAGTCGATCAACGCCTTCCTCGGTTCGCCGGCCGTCACCGAAGCGTCGGACGTGCCGGCTCACATGCTCTCCGCAGCACCACCGCAGTTGGTGATCGGTGTCGGGGGTGCCGGTGAGCGCTACACCGCACCGCGCCTCGGCGAGCCGCCGGGGAAGAGCGTGAACCTGCGCGTTGCCTACATCCCGATCGTGCTGGCCGGCGGCGCCATGCCGCGCGATTCGGCGCTCGCCCTCTATCGGGCCCTGGTGCAACCGGGTGCGGCCGAGCGGGCGTGGCGGCAGCGGGTGGCGCACGCCGATTCGCTGCGCACCACGCAGTTCGCGCTGCATTCGCCGAGCCCGGAACTCGACCGTGCCGTCGAGTATGCCAAGGTCAACCTCGACGAATCGTACGTCTGCAATCCCGACCTCGGCTGCGGACTGGTCGCGGGCTATGGACTCTCGGGTGGTGCCACCGACCGGCCGGGCTTTGGCTGGTTCTTCGGCGGTGACGCGGCAATCAATTCGCTGGCGATGACCGGCGCGGGGCAGGGCACCCTGGTGCGCGACGGCGCGCTCCGCTTCTTCGCGAAGTATCAGCGCGCCGACGGGAAGATCACCCACGAGATCTCGCAGGGCGCCGGACGCGTCGACTGGTTTGCCTACCCCTACGCCTTCTATCACGGCGACACCACGCCGTTCTGGATCCTCGCGACCGGCGAGTACTGGCGCCAGACCAACGACATGACGCTCGTGAAGGAGTTGTGGCCCAACCTCAAGCGGGCGTACCAGTGGTCGCTGGCCACCGACAAGAACGGCGACGGCCTGATGGAGAATCCCTCGGCCGGCGCGGGGGCGCTCGAAGTGGGCGACCTGCAGATCGGCATCCTCTCCGACGTCTATCTCAGCGGCGTGTGGGTGTCCGCCCTCGACCGCTTCGCCAGAATGGCCGAGGCCAACGGCGAGCCGACGCTGGCGACCGAGGCGCGCGCGGTGCGAGCCAAGGCGATCGCGACGATGGAGGCGAAGCTCTGGCTGCCGGCGCAGCGGCAGTACGCCTTTGCCTTGCTGCAGGATGGCACGGTCAATCCGAGCCTGACGGCGTGGGCCGCAACCGCGATGGCCTTCGATGTCTTCATGCCTGCGCGCGGCGCCGAGATGGCGGCGCGGCTCGCGTCGTCGACGATCCTCACCGACTGGGGAGCGCGTCCGCTCAACTCGGCCAGCCCGCTCTTCGATCCACTCCACTACAACAACGGTGCCGTCTGGCCGTTCGTGACCGGCTTCGTCTCGCTCGCCGAGTATCGCTACCACAACGCGACTGCGGGGTTCTTCGCGCTGCAAGCGGTCGTCCGGACCGGCTTCGACGAGGCGCTCGGTCGGAATCCCGAGGTGTTCTCCGGCCGCTTCTACAAGCCGCTCGACACGGCGGTGCCGCAGCAATTCTTTGCGACGTCGATGGTGTTGACGCCGCTGATCCGCGGCCTGCTCGGGCTCGACGTCGATGCCCCGTCGAGGCGACTCGTCGTGGCGCCGCATCTCCCGCCCGACTGGGACAGCGTGACCGTCGAGCACGTGCCGGTCGGGGCGGGCCGCCTGACGCTCTCGGTCCGGCGTTCCGCCGCCAGCCTGACGCTGACGGCGATTCGCGAGACCGCTGACGCGACGCCGCTCGAGATCGAGTTTGCGCCGGCATTGCCGCTGGGTGCTCGTGTCACCACGGCGGCGGCGGTGCAGTCGACGGCGGGCGACCTGCATGCGTCGGTACGCGGCACGCTCGACCGTCAACTCACGCTCACGGTTGGCTACAGCGGGGGCTGGGCGATCGTCCCGCCGGTGATGCCGCCGACCATTGGTGCCCGGTCGGCCGCGCCGCGGGTGCTGAGCGAGCGGATCGTGAACGGCGACTATCAGGTCGCCTTCGAGGGGCTCGCGGGACAGAGTTACACCTTTCGGCTGCTGACCCCGGTGCCCGATGCCAACGCACCCCTGCGGGTGATGAGCGCCGAGGCGAGCGCCGTCGGGGTGCGTCCGGTGCCGGATGCGCCAAGGGCGCGCCTGGTCACGGTCACCTTCCCGTCGACTGGCACGCCCAACAGCGACAACTACGTCCCGGCCACGGTGCGCTTCAGCGTGGCACCGCAGTAACTACCGGCGCGCCTTCGGCTTCAGCAGCAGGTCGTGGAAGTCGAAGGAGAAGTCGGTCTCCGGATCGGCGGCCACCATCTTGACCTGATCGATGGTGCCATCAGGATTCAGCTGGAAGGTGACATAGGCGTCGGCGCGCATCTCGCGATCATCCCATCGCGCCAGAAAGGTGTCGTGCTGCCAGTGCACCAGTTCGCCCTGCAGCTGGGGCGTGTGGCTCATCGCAATCCGCAGCTTGCCATTCGCGAAACTCACCACCACGTCACCATACCACGCATCCTCATAGGTACGCGCATAGTTGGCGAGGCCGAGTGAAGGGCCCTTGGTCGAGTCGCGCGCGGCGCTGGTCGCCTTCCGCTGCTGCGCCATCATCGTCTGCTGGCGCGCGGCGAGCTTGGAATAGCCGCCGATGAAATCCCAGGGCGGGGTGGTGCCGAGCGCGTAGTCGAGCAGCGACCAGCCGGCGGCGAGGAAAGTGGTGGCCTCGCTGTTGGTGAGCACCGCCACGCCGACCCGCGCCTCGGGAATGAACGCCACGAACGAGAGGTAGCCCGGCAATCCACCAGTGTGCCACACGACCTTCCGGCCGCGGAAGTCGTTGGTCTGGAAGCCGAGCGCGTAGAGGTTGAACTGTTTGGCGAGCGGTGCCAGTTCGGGAGCCGCCGGACCGGCGCCCATTGGCGTCACGCCCGTCCAGATCTCGCGCGCGGTGCGGGCGCTCACGAGACGTTCGCCGTTGGCGAGCTTGCCGCTGTCGAGCTGCACCAGCAGCCACTTGGCGATGTCGCGTGCGCCGGCGTTGATCCCGCCGGCGGGGTTGGTGTTGTCGCTGATCATCGGGGCAATGACCCGGAGCGTGCCGTTGATCTCGGCATGCGTGGTGGCGACGTCGTTCGTGCCCGCAGCGTCGGAGTGGCGGACCGTGCTTGTTGTCATCCCGACGCGCGCGAGGATGCGCTGCTGCACGAACTGCTCCCATGTCATCCCGCTCACCCGCGCGATCACCTCGCCCGCCACGAGGTAGAGGACGTTGTCGTAGGCGTAGGCGGTGCGGAACGAGGTGGCCGGCTTGATGTAGCGGAGGCGCTGCATCACTTCGGTGCGCGTGTAGGTCGACGCGGGCCACCAGAGGAGGTCGCCGGCGCCGAGTCCGAGGCCGGAGCGATGCACGAGGAGGTCGCGGATCGTGAGCTCGCGGGTGACGAAGGGGTCGTACATCGCGAACTCGGGGAGATAGCGAATCACCGGCGCATCCCACGCCAGCTTCCCTTCCTCGACGAGGATGCCGAGGGCGGTGGCCGTGAACGCCTTGGTGTTGGAGGCGATGCCGAAGCGGGTGTCCGGGCCGACGGGTTCCGGCGACCCGAGCTTCTTGACGCCGTAGCCACGCGCGACGATCACCTTGCCGTCCTTGACGACCGCGACGGCGACACCGGGCGTGTGGAAGGTGGCCAGGGCGGCATTGACGATGCTGTCGATCGCCGCTGGCGACTGCGCCGGCACGGCAGCGGGGAGGAGGCAGAGGGCCAGCAGCAGGCGGCGCATCGGCGGGTCCGGTAAAGGGAGAGGGAACGACTAGCGGCTGAACCCCGCCGCGGGCGGGAAATAGACGGCACCGACCGACGCGAGCCCCTCGCGGATGGCGGCATTGGGCCGGCCATAGAGGATCACGCGCGTCGGGGTGAGCAGTTCCATGAAGCGGGCGGCGTACTTCTCGCCGAAGGTCGCCATGTGGATCTCGGCGGCGGCGCAATCGACATAGCGCTCGAAGAGGTGGCAGGTGGTGCCGTCCTGGCTGAGGCTCCATTCATAATCGAGCGTACCGGGCTCATTCGCCTCGGTCGCGGCGGCCATCTCGTGCATGAGGGCGCGCAGGTCTGCCTGGCGGCCAGGGGCGACCTGCATGTCGAGCGTCCAGACGACGTGGTTGTTCACTGCCACTCCGTAGGTGCGGGCCGGGAAAGGGCGAGGTCGATCAATGCGGGAGGCGGTCCCAGGCCGCGGCATCGATCGGCCCGATCTGATGTTCCATCAGGATGCGCCACGCGCCGTTGTGCTTGGTCAGCAACGCCTCGAACGCAATCGTGCTCGACGTCCGCACGCCCGCCTTGTCGGTGACAGTGTACTTGAAGGCGCCCGACTGGAAGGCCGTCGTGGCATTGTCTTGCCGCTTGCCGAACCGGAGCTCCACCATCGCGGTGCTGCCGGCGTTCTTCATGGTGACCATGTCCTTGCCCCAGATGGCGAGGACCTCGGCGATCGGCTGCGTGCCGCGGCCATCGACGTAGATGGCGTTGGGGTGATACACCTTCCCCATCGCCACGATGTCGCTGCTCACGACGGTTGCCGCGACCACCTTCCAGACCTCGGCGTCGATGGTGCGGCTGGTCGCACTGGCCGTGGCCGTCGCGGCCTGCGCCGACACGAGTGCCGGGGTTGCCACCGCCAGCGCAAGCAGGAGTGGGAGGCGTCGCATCAGTTGGCCGCCTTCGGCTGGGGGACGATACGGAGGTAGGGCTTGGGTTCGTCCCAGCCATCGGGGTAGATCATCTTCGCTTCGTCGTTGGTGACCGAGCCGGCGATGATCACCTTGTCGCCCTGGACCCAGTTCGCTGGCGTCGCGACGCGATGCGCGGCCGTCAGTTGCATCGAGTCGACCACGCGGAGGATCTCGTGGAAGTTGCGGCCGGTGGTCATCGGATAGGCGAGCAGCAGCTTGATCTTCTTGTCGGGGCCGATGACATAGACCGTGCGCACCGTCTGGTTGTCGGCGGCGGTACGGCCTTCCGACGCGTCGCCGGCCGCGGCGGGGAGCATGTCGTACAGCTTCGAGATCGCCAGCGTCGTATCGCCGATCATCGGGAAGTTCGGCGCGGTGCCCTGCGTCTCCTCGATGTCCTTGGCCCAGAGGCCGTGCCGTTCGACCGGATCGACCGAGAGGCCGATCACCTTCACGTTGCGCTTGTCGAACTCGGGCTTCAACGCAGCCATCGAGCCGAGCTCGGTGGTGCAGACCGGCGTGAAGTCCTTCGGGTGGGAGAAGAGGATCCCCCACGAGCTGCCGAGCCACTCGTGGAACGAAATCGGGCCCTGAGTGGTCTCGGCCTGGAAGTCCGGGGCGGTCTCACCGATGCGCATACGGTGCCTCACAGTAAGGGGGTGGAACGGGGGGCGGTTGCCAATAGTGTAACGTCGCGGAGCGCCTGCGAGTGTCAGCTACCGGAGCGGCTTGTAGAAGACCACGGCATCGTGCGGCGTGACGCCGTCCGGGTCGATGGCGAAGCCCGGGATGGTCCCCGCCGCGATCCAGCCGAGGTCGCGATAGAGCTGCTCGGCCGGGTCACCCCCCTTGGTGTCGAGGGTCAGCAGGCCAAAGCCGGCGGTCCGGGCCGCGGCCTCGATTGCCACCATGAGCGCGCGCCCCAGTCCCTGCCGCCGCGCCCGTCGGTGGACGAGCAGCTTCACCACCTCGGCACGGTGCGGCTGGTTGCGCGCCCAGGCCGGCTGGAACTGGACCGTGGCGACGATCCCGTCGGCGTCGCGTGCGACCAGCACCACCGCGCGCGGGGCCAGCCCGGCGAGGGTCTCCTGCCACCAGGCGATCGCATCGGCTGGCGCGAGTGGGGGGAGGAAGCTGACCGCCGCCCCCGCCTCCACCGCGTCCACGAGGAGCGCGGCGAGGTCCCGGAGGTCGTCGTCCGAGGCGGGACGCGAGAGCGGCGAGATCAGTGGCGGCACGGCAACCGGGTCATCCTACGGCTTGGCGACCTTGGCGTCTTCGACGATGATGGCGTAGCTGTAGCCGGCGCCGAAGTCCTTGTTGATGTGCACCGTACCGGTGATCGTGACGGTGGCGCCCATCGCGACGCCATCCATCGAGGTGACGGTGATGTCGTTGGTCCCCTTGGTCGCGTCGCCGCTGCCATCCTGCAGGTGGATCCAGTTCCGCCCCATCACGCCCTCGTTGTACTTGACCACGACCGCGCGGATGGTGACGGTCTTCCCGTTCAACTGCTCCCGCTGGGCCCACGCCTCGGCGACGGTGCGGGCATCGGCGCCGCGCGCCTTCTCGACCTTGTCAACGACGACCGCCGGTGCGGCGGCACCCATGGCGCCGCTGCCCGCCGGGGTGGTGCCACCACTCAGCGTCCCGAAGTAAATCGTGTCGAAGGTGCGCTTGAGCGTCTTCGACTCGAAGCCGGCCATCAACATCGGATTGAGGATCGTGACCGTGGCACCAGTCTCGACCTTCGTTTCCGGGACGGCGACCCACGCCTCGCCGGTCGGCGTCTTGAGGCGCAGATAGATGTACGGCGAGGCCTGGAGTTGCTCCAGCACGGGGCCGGTCAAGGTGGCGAGCTGCGGCGCCTCCTGCTGGGCCTGCGGGGTCGCTGGCGCTTCGGGAGCCTTCGGTTGGCAGCCGCCGATCGTCGCGACAAGGAAGAACAGGGGAACGGCGCGGCGCATCACGGGGACTCCGGGCGTGGACTGGTCAGGACTCGGGGGTAGTCCCTGAAAGATAGGGGGCGTGCCGGTCTGATCGCAGGGACCAGACCCAGACCGCCGCCGCTGCGAGGAGGGTCATGGTGGTCGCGACGATCGGTGCCCACTCGGCAAGCGGTGCCGCACTGGCGTCATCCACCACGAGCCGCCATACGCCCGGTGCCCCGGCTTCACCGGTGGCGAACCGGGCCAGGTTCATTGCCGCATGCACCCCGATCGGCATCGCCAGACCTCCCGACCACTGCGCCACGGCACCAAACAGCAGCGCGCTGGGGATCACGCCCATCACCACCGTCTGCCAACTCCAGCCGAAGGCGAGATGCGTGGCGCCAAACGCCACGGCCACCAGCAGGTGCGCCTGCCAGGTCGGGAGCACCCGCAGCAGGGCCCGCAGCGAGTAGCCACGAAAGCCGACCTCCTCCATCGTGGCGAGCAGTCCGGTGGTCGCCAAGACCAACAGCAGCGGACCCGCCGCCGGCATCGCCGTGCGGGTGTAGTGCAGCGGCGCGACCGTGACGGAGATCACGAGGAGCGTGATGGCGTACGTGAGGCATCCGATCAGCAGCCCGACCGCAAGGCGGCCGACGCTGGCGCGCGTCGGCACGAAGCCGATGTTGTCGAGCGGCGGCGAGGTGCGCCTGGCGAGGAAGTGCGTGAGGAACACGAGGAGCGGCGTCGCGACCAGCCCCCAGACGAGCGATCCCCATGCGGGCGGCACCATCCCCTTCGGAATGGCGGCGAGCATGAGGATCGCGAGGTACGCCGCCCAGAAAAGCGCGACCCGCAGCAGCATCGAGGCGCGAGGCATGGAGGGCCTACGGCGACCCGACGCGAAAGGTGTCGCGCTCAGGGACCGATCAATCCCATCGCCGTGCCGGAGACATCGGTGAAGTAGCCGAAGGTCCCCATCCCCGGGATGGCCATCGGGTCGCCCATGCGCTTGCCGCCCGCGGCTTCGATGGCCGCAATCGATGCCGCGACGTCGGCGGAGTAGATGTACGCCATCGACTTCGCGACCGGCGTGTGGGACTGGAAGACGCCACCGATGCCTGCGCCAGCGTCGAAGCCGACAAAGTGCGGCATCGTGGGCGCGGCGCCCCAACCGAAGAGGCCGCCGACGAATCGTGTCACCGCCTCGCCATCGGCCGCGTACATCTCGAGGCTGCAGACGGCGCCCGCCGGCGGCTTCGGGTTGGTGCCGAACGGCATCTCGATCCGCGGCGGCTTGGCCGCGAGCAACCCCGAGGCGAGGCCGTAGATGGTGCCGGACGGATCGGTGAAGCGCGCCAGCTGGGCACCCATCGGACCAGGCCACGGGGCGCGCTCGACACTGCCGCCGGCCGCGACGACTCGAGCAAGCGTCGTCGCCACATCAGCACAGTCGAGGAACGGCACCACCGCCTGGAATCCCTCCGGGAGATTGGTGCGGAGCACGACCGATGGTCCGGCCGGCGGTGCGGCGGCGATGAGTTCCGCACTGAGCGCCTGCATCGGCCAGCCGAAGACGCCCGCATAGAAGGCGTGCGAGGCGGCGAGGTCCTTGGCGGCGATCGACACCATCGCGATCGGATGGGCGCCGGTGCCGTGGGGAATCGGGGGAAGGGAACTCATCGCGCGCGCTCCTCTCGTGGGGTCAGGGGTTTCTGGGGGTTGAACGGGGAAGCTGCACAACAAGCTCGATCTCGATCGAGGCGCCGCCCGGAAGCTTCGCCACCTGCACGGTACTGCGTGCCGGTCGCGCCTCGCCGAGCCGCTGCGCATAGACGGCGTTCATCTTCTCGAAGTCGGCGAGGTCCGTCATGAAGACCGTCGCCTTGACCACGTCGGCCAGCCGGGCGCCGGCCGCCGTGACCACCGCCTCCAGATTGTCGAAGACGCGATTCACCTCGGCGACGAGGCCGCCTTCGACCAGCTTCCCGGTGGCGGGATCGCGGCCGATCTGCCCCGCGGTGAAGAGGAAGCCGTTGCTGATCACGCCCTGCGAATACGGGCCGATCTGCTTTGGCGCGCCCTCGGTGACGACGACGCGCGGGGCGGACTGCGCGACGAGCGTCGTCGGCACGGCCGCGAGCGCAACAAGCAGGAGTGCCGGGCAGCTACGCGACATCACGACCTCACTTCGCCGGGGTGATGATGATGCGCCGATACTCGATGACGCCATGGTCGCCCTGCAGGTAGAGCGGGCCGGGCTTCGCCTCGTCGGCGTCGAGCGCGCCGCCCGTGAAGCCGGGAATTTCCCGCTCGCAGATGATCGTCTTGCCGTTGAGGACGACGGTCACGGTGCGGCCGACGAGCGTGATGTCAAAGCTCTGCCACTCGCCCGGCTTCTTCGCGGCGTTCTGGTTCGGGGTGATCATGCCGTAGATCGCGCCGAGGCCGTCGATCTCCGGTTCGGCACCAGGCGTGTCCTCGATCTGCACTTCATACCGGCCACGCAGGTAGACGCCGCTGTTGCTGCCCGGCGGGTAGCGGAACTCGACGTGCAGCTTGAAGTCGCCGAAGGCCCGCGTCGTCACCAGGTCCGCCCCGGCCTTGGCATTGCGGAGAATGCCCTGCGCCAGCGTCCACTGACTCGGGCTCTCGCCGAGCGGCTTCCACTCGGTGAGCGTCGTGCCGCCGAGCAGGGCGATCGGGGCACCCCAGACGACGGGCGTGGTGCGGCGCAGGCTCGGGGCGCGCACGCCTCGGAACGCCAATGACCGGCCACTCCCAAAGGTGACGGTCCCGCTGATGGAATCGCCGACCACGCGGCCGGTGAAGGTGTTGTCGCCTTCAGCATCGTTCCACTGCGGCGGAATCACGAATCGGAACTCGCCGGTGGTCGCCGCGAACTCGACCTTGGCGATCGGCCGGGCGCTGCCGGCGAGCAGCATCACTTGACCGACCAGCATGCTGCGGCCACTGTGCCGGACCTCGAGCCACGCCGAGGTGTGCCGACCCGGCACGGTGACAGTCATGTCCCAGCGACCGATCAGCGGGGCGCGGGATTGCGCCACGAGCGCGGGTGTGCCGAGTGGGGCGATCGCCAGCGTGGCAACCAGGGCGAGCAGGGTCGGGCGAGTCATCGAGTGCCTCGGTGAGTTTCCAGCCGCGGCCGCCTGCCCTGAGCAGAGCGAAGGGTCAGGCCGCGGTGAACGGTGAACATTGCGTCAGCGCGCGGGGCGCGGGGTCGGTCGCAGCGACGGGATGCGTTCGTGGCGGTCGGAGCAGGCAATCAATTCGGCGAGCCGCCGGGCCCGCGTGTCGGCGCGCTTGGCGCTGATCACCCAGTGCGTACTGGTGCGCCGATAGGATGCGGCCGCCTCCTGAAAATACTTCCAGGCCCGGCGTTGCTTCGTGAAGGTGGCGAGCTCCTCCGACGAGAGCATGCCCGGTTCCTGCTCGAACGAATAGATGCCGGTGCGCTCCGGCGTGCGCGCGGCAAAGGCGGCGAGTCCGGCAGGTTGCATTCGCCCTGCCGCCATCAGTCGTTCGACATGGGCCACGTTCACCAGGCTCCAGATGGATCGCGCGCGACGCGGCGTGAAGCGGATCGCGTAGGCGTCCGCATCGAGCGAGCGACGCACCCCATCGATCCACCCCACGCACAGCGCCTCGTCGAGCGCCTCGGCGTACCCGATCCCGCTCGACAGGGCGTGGGCCTTCGCAATCCGGACGATCAGGTGATCGGCGGTCGCGTGGTGCGCGCGCAACCAGCGGCGAAACGCGGCCGCGGTGGCGAAGTGGATCGGCGCATCGGTCATGGTCCGTCAGCCGGCGTGGGCATCCGCAGCGCTCGGTTGCAGACGCAGGGAGATCACCATCATCAACAGCATCACGACGGTCGCCGCGCGGTAGGCGACGCTCAGCCCCTCGAGTCCTCCCCCCGCGCGGTCGGCGAGGAAGGAGAGCACGGCGACCACCATCAGGTTGCCGATCGCGATGCCGATGTTGACCAGGGCCTGGGCCGCGCTGCGCTCGCGCGCGGTGACCTCGTTCAGCACCACCGTGCGCAGCGTGCCACCGACCACGATGCCGACGCCGGTGCCGATGAAGAGCGTCGCCAGCATGTACATCCAGAAGTGCGCGGCGAAGAAGCCGATCAGCCCCGAGCCGATGCCGAGGGTGCCAAAGCCCCAGAGCATCACGGCCCGCGCACCGAGTCGATGCTGGATCCGTCCGAAGCCCGCCGAGGCCGCCGCCGAGCAGAGCACCAGCGGCAACAGCAGCAGCCCCGCCTTCTTCGACGGCGTGTTGAAGGCGGCGACCGCGATCGACGTGATGAAGATGACGCTCCCCATCCCGAAGCCGGCGCCGACGCAGAGGGCCCAGGTGGTGCGCAGCTGCCGGGTGACGAACAGCGTCAGCGGGACGATCGGCTGCGCGGCGCGTCGTTCGATCAGCAGGAGCAGCGGCAGGGCGACGGCGGAGGTGGCCAGCAGCATCGGCCACAGCGTCTGGCCGAGGGCGGTGTCCAGCGCGCGATTGATGCCGAGGGTCAGCGTCGTCAGCATGAGTGCCAGCGTGGTGATCCCGGCGTAGTCGAACGGCGGATGCGCGACGTCGTTGACCTTCGACGGCAACGCCCGGGCACTCATGAAGAAGACGATGGCAGCGATCGGCAGGTTGATCAGGAAGATCCACTGCCAGCTGGCCACCACCAGCAACAGCGAGGCGACCACGGGCCCGACCAGAAAGGCCATCCCGAAGGTGGCACCGATCAAACCGAGGATCTTGCCGCGTTCCGCCGGGGGGAAGGTGTCTCCCACGACGGCACTCGCAGTCGGCGTGATCCCGCCGGCGCCCATCCCCTGCACTGCACGGCCAACCAGCAGCATGCCGAACGAGCTCGACCGCGCGACCACCAGCGAGCCGATCGCGAAGGCGGCGATGTCGAGCAGGTAGATCGCCCGTCGGCCGAATCGGTCGCTGAGGTTGGCCATCAACGCGGTGCTGCTCATCGAGCAGAGCGAGAAGACGATCGTGACCAGGCCGATCTGCCGGTTGTCGACCCCGAACGCCGCCCGGAGGGCGGGGATCGCCGGCGCCACCACGGCGGCGTCGAGCGCCGCCATGAAGACGCCGACGAAGAGCACCGTGAGAATGCGGCGCCGGGAGGCGTCTTCGCTGGTGGGCAGGGCGATGTCGGGCATCCGGCAAAGGTAGCGTCCACCGTCCGGTCCCGCCCTACGCCGCCGCGACCGAGTCGTCGCGCCGCCGCCGGGAGAGCCGCCACGCCGTGCCGAGCGTGAAGAGGAGCCCGACCGGCAGCGGCTCGAGGAAGGTGTAGGCGATGTTGACCAGCGGCTTCTGGTACTGGACCCTGAACTCGGCCATTTCTTGTGTCCGCTTGGCGATCTCCGCTTCGGTCGCCCCGCTCGCCCGCGCCTGCTCGACGGTGTGGGCCGCGAACTTGTCGCCGAAGTCCGGCGCCAGCTTGTAGTAGATGAGCTCCCAGGTCGCGACGTAGCAGACGGTCGCGACGAGGGTGATCAGGAGCCCGACCCGGAAGGCATGCCCGAATGTGATCCGGCCGTCCGGGCTGCCGTCACGATACGACCGGACGCCGAAGTAGACCATCAGGAAGGCGGCCACCATCGTGGTGTAGCCGACCAGCATGCCGTAGTCGAAGCCGATCGCATCCATGAACGGCAGGGTCAGGAGCATCATCGCCGACAGCATGGCGCCGGCGATCAGGCCGTAGGTCAACACGAACTTCCGCATTCCGACACTCGGGGGTTGGAGGACGGCGGATTCTACGTGGCGGCGGGGTGTCGCGCGTCACCCGAAAGGATGATTTCCGGCGATTTCGACCGAAATCACCCGGATGGGTGACCGATTCGGTGAGTCAGGGGATGAGGCGGAGCTCTTTCCCGAGCTGGACGGCCTGGGTCCGGCGCTGCGCGCCCAGCTTGGCGAAAACACGGCTCGAGTGGGTCTTGACGGTGTTCTCGCTGACGTGGACCCGCTCGCCGATTTCCCGATTGCTGAGACCGGCGGCAATCAGCTCGAGGATCTCGAGCTCGCGGGGGGTCAGGCCGAGCGAGGCGACCTTGCGGTCGTCGCGGACGAAGTCGGCCGCCGCCGGAACGAGGACCTCCTGCACGACCACCCGTTCCTTGGCCGCGGTCACCCGGCGGCCGAGCCAGATGCCGAAGGCGGCGAAGAGGGCGGCGACGAGGCCGCCGTAGATCTGCACGGAGTGATCGAGGACCAGCCAGCGGTACTCGACCGCCTGGAGCGCGGCGATGAGGAGGCCGCCGAGGAGGCCGTAGCGGAGGATGGTGGTGGCGCGGGAGGCCGGCCGCGCGGGGGGGAATGACACGTCCACGCTCCAGTGGCGATTG
Above is a genomic segment from Gemmatimonadota bacterium containing:
- a CDS encoding DUF4199 domain-containing protein → MRKFVLTYGLIAGAMLSAMMLLTLPFMDAIGFDYGMLVGYTTMVAAFLMVYFGVRSYRDGSPDGRITFGHAFRVGLLITLVATVCYVATWELIYYKLAPDFGDKFAAHTVEQARASGATEAEIAKRTQEMAEFRVQYQKPLVNIAYTFLEPLPVGLLFTLGTAWRLSRRRRDDSVAAA
- a CDS encoding YdeI/OmpD-associated family protein, which encodes MTDAPIHFATAAAFRRWLRAHHATADHLIVRIAKAHALSSGIGYAEALDEALCVGWIDGVRRSLDADAYAIRFTPRRARSIWSLVNVAHVERLMAAGRMQPAGLAAFAARTPERTGIYSFEQEPGMLSSEELATFTKQRRAWKYFQEAAASYRRTSTHWVISAKRADTRARRLAELIACSDRHERIPSLRPTPRPAR
- a CDS encoding MFS transporter produces the protein MPDIALPTSEDASRRRILTVLFVGVFMAALDAAVVAPAIPALRAAFGVDNRQIGLVTIVFSLCSMSSTALMANLSDRFGRRAIYLLDIAAFAIGSLVVARSSSFGMLLVGRAVQGMGAGGITPTASAVVGDTFPPAERGKILGLIGATFGMAFLVGPVVASLLLVVASWQWIFLINLPIAAIVFFMSARALPSKVNDVAHPPFDYAGITTLALMLTTLTLGINRALDTALGQTLWPMLLATSAVALPLLLLIERRAAQPIVPLTLFVTRQLRTTWALCVGAGFGMGSVIFITSIAVAAFNTPSKKAGLLLLPLVLCSAAASAGFGRIQHRLGARAVMLWGFGTLGIGSGLIGFFAAHFWMYMLATLFIGTGVGIVVGGTLRTVVLNEVTARERSAAQALVNIGIAIGNLMVVAVLSFLADRAGGGLEGLSVAYRAATVVMLLMMVISLRLQPSAADAHAG
- a CDS encoding DNA-binding response regulator, which gives rise to MRSGPVTNRHWSVDVSFPPARPASRATTILRYGLLGGLLIAALQAVEYRWLVLDHSVQIYGGLVAALFAAFGIWLGRRVTAAKERVVVQEVLVPAAADFVRDDRKVASLGLTPRELEILELIAAGLSNREIGERVHVSENTVKTHSSRVFAKLGAQRRTQAVQLGKELRLIP